The segment GCGGTCGGGCGCGCACCTGTGGTGAGGCCAGGAACCCGACCACGCCCGCTGTCACCGCTCCCCGGCGCAACGCCGGCACGACCAGCCCCCCAGCTGCAGCCACGTCTGAAGTATCAGCCCGGCGAGAAGCGAAAGCAACGGAGACCGGCTGTGGCGTCGGTCACCCCGATGTCACGGAGCCGGGGTCAGTCGAACACCCACCGCCTCATGGCGCTGCCGGGCAGCAGGCGCCCGAAGCGGAGGTCGGGGAAGTGCGATGCCGCCATCGGCACGTCGCTGCCCTCGAACTCCCGGGCCAGCGCCACCCGGGTGCGCCGGGCCAGCTCCTTGTCGACGTCGGAGATCATCTCCCAGTCGTCCTCGAGCAGCTCGGCCGGGCAGTGCACCACGTCTCCGAGCAACAGGGCCCGCTCGTCCCCCGACGAGACGGTGACGACCGTGCTCCCCGGCGTGTGCCCCGGCGCGGTGCGGACGTCGATGCCGGGCAGGAGCGTGACATCTCCCGTCCAGGTCTCGGTCCGCTCCTTCACGGCCGGCAACAGCTCGATGGCGCGCCGGCCACCCATCAGGTTCACGCCCATCGAGTCGTCGTACGGGTCGGCCCCGAGGAAGAAGTCCCAGTCGGCCTCGTGACACCGGTAGGTCGCGTTCGGGAAGAGGGGCTTCTCCCCGTCCGACGCCCAACCGATGTGGTCGAAGTGGAGATGGGTGAGCACCACGTCGGTGATGTCCGCCGGCGCCACCCCCAGCGCGCCCAGGTTCTGCATGAACGTCCCGCCGCGCTCCCGCTCGCCGTAGGGGCCGAGACCGGCGTCGACGAGGACGGTCCGCCGGCCGTCGCGGACGAGGAAGCCGCCCATCTCGAACACGACGCGGCCCTCCTCGTCGAGGAGGTCCCGGTGGGGAGCCCAGTCCTCCTCCGAGGGCCGGTTGAACAGGGCGGTCGGCGGCGCCCGCAGGCATCCGTCGGAGACCGCCTCGATGGTGATGCTCCCGACCTTGAGCACGGGCGCCCCTCCCTCAGTCGACGATCGGAGCCCGGTACCGGCTCCGCTTCAGCTCGAAGAACCCGTCCACCCCGGAGAGGATGACGACCCCGTCCCAGAGCCGTCCGGCGTCCTCGCCCCGCGGGATCGGGCTCACCACCGGACCGAAGGTGGCGTAGTCGCGATAGCGGATGATCGGGGTGCCGACCTCGTCGCCCACCAGATCGATGCCCTCGTGGTGCGAGCGCTTGATCTCCTCGTCGAGCTCCTCCGACGTCGCCGCCTCCGCCAGCGATTCGGGCAGGCCGACCTCGGCCAGCGCCTCCGCCAGCACGGAGGGCTCGCGCCGCTTCTCGATGTGGAACCGGCTGCCGATGGCGGTGTACATCGGCAGAAGGATGTCCGGCCCCTTCTCCCGGGCGGCGGCGGCGCAGACCCGGACCGGCGCCCACGCCTGCTCCATCCGCTTGCGGTACTCGTCGGTGAGCTCGCGGTCGGGCCGGAGATTGAGGTAGGCGAGCGACATCAGGCGCCAGTTGGCGTCGACGGGGCGGACCTTCTCCACCTCGAGCATCCAGCGGGACGTGATCCAGGCCCAGGGGCAGAGCGGGTCGAACCAGAAGTCGACGGCTTCACGATCGGTCATGCCGTGAGCTTCGCGCCGACTGCTTCCGGTGTGCCCGGCGGGACGGCGCGCCGCCGTCCGGGGCGCGTCCGAGGCCGGGGCCGGGACCATTAGCTTTGCCCGGATGCGGGTGACGATGATGCTGGCCGACAGCGCCCAGGTGGCCGAGGGGAAGCTCTACATCCTGGGCGGAGGGTGGAGCGTCACCGGTCCCGACCCCACCCCTTCGGCCATCGCCATGAAGCTGGAGATCGACTGGAACGAGGCCGACCAGGCCCACCACTGGGAGCTGTACCTGGAGGACGCCGACGGGCATCCGGTGCTCGTGCCCGGTCCCGAGGGCCCGCAGGCCATCGAGGTGCGGGGGGACTTCCAGGTGGGCCGGCCCCCGGGTCTCGCCCCCGGCAGCCCGATCGACCTCCCCCTGGCGGTGAACGTGGGGCCTCTGCCGCTCGAGCCGGGGACCCGCTACACCTGGCGGCTGGTCGTGGACGGCAACGGCGCCCCGGAGTGGGCCCTGTCGTTCACCACCCGGCCGCCGGCTGCCCCGCCGGAGTGACCGATCCGGGCGCTCAGGCCTCGAGGTGGGCCTTGAGCGCCTGGACGAAACTGGTATAGGTCGGCTCGAACAAGCTGACTCGTTGCCCCGATCGGGCGGGTCACCCTACGGCGTCGGGCCCGGGCCGCT is part of the Acidimicrobiales bacterium genome and harbors:
- a CDS encoding MBL fold metallo-hydrolase, with protein sequence MLKVGSITIEAVSDGCLRAPPTALFNRPSEEDWAPHRDLLDEEGRVVFEMGGFLVRDGRRTVLVDAGLGPYGERERGGTFMQNLGALGVAPADITDVVLTHLHFDHIGWASDGEKPLFPNATYRCHEADWDFFLGADPYDDSMGVNLMGGRRAIELLPAVKERTETWTGDVTLLPGIDVRTAPGHTPGSTVVTVSSGDERALLLGDVVHCPAELLEDDWEMISDVDKELARRTRVALAREFEGSDVPMAASHFPDLRFGRLLPGSAMRRWVFD
- a CDS encoding disulfide bond formation protein DsbA, translated to MTDREAVDFWFDPLCPWAWITSRWMLEVEKVRPVDANWRLMSLAYLNLRPDRELTDEYRKRMEQAWAPVRVCAAAAREKGPDILLPMYTAIGSRFHIEKRREPSVLAEALAEVGLPESLAEAATSEELDEEIKRSHHEGIDLVGDEVGTPIIRYRDYATFGPVVSPIPRGEDAGRLWDGVVILSGVDGFFELKRSRYRAPIVD